Part of the Spinacia oleracea cultivar Varoflay chromosome 5, BTI_SOV_V1, whole genome shotgun sequence genome, TGGCGAAATCAATCGGATTATGATGTCattgattttattaaaactcaatTACatcatttcataaaaaaaatatataacaattaatttttgattaattttttttttttaattgtttaattctgTTTAGAGCTTTTTTGGAATTTCGTTTTTGGATGGTTATATTAATGACATAATATTTTGATTCCGAAGGTTTTTGCTTGAAAACGACTcggggttgtaatttaaagtgATATACGAAGGTTAAGGTTGTTACAAGTCAaaaaatttgaggttgtaattgataaaaaaaaacaacattattaggttgtatttgacaaattttacataaaataaaaaaaaagtttgggATATAAAAACGGGTAGATTCTAAATTCTAAAAGTTGGGATAGAAGAtggtgttgtttgggctcctcCGGCAACAGGTGTTCTGAAAGTAAACGTGGATGGGGCGATTTTTAAAGGGGTTGGGGCTGGTCTTGGTGTAGTGATTAGAGATCATAAGGGAGAAGTGGTTCGGTCAGCCTGTCACCAAGAAAAGCACGAGCGGGGGGCGGAGGTCACCGAAGCAAAGCCAGTGGTTCTTGGTTTGCAGTTGGCCCTCAAAGCTATGCCGTGAACGTGGAAGTGGAATGCGATAGCTTGAAGGTTGTGAGTTTGATCATTGGCACCCAAAAAGATGGTTCGCAATTGGGCGTTATTAAATAGGAGTTCTGGCTAGCAGGTTTGATAGTATTAAGTTTAGTCATGTCTCTAGGGAGGCTAATTTAGCGGCCCATACTATGGCTCATCTTACCCCTCTTGTGTTTAGTACACGAGTTTGGGTAGGGGGTTGTCCAAGTATTTTAGATGATGTAATTGCTTCCGATTTCTGTTTAATTAATAAAGATAACTAGCGGTACCGCAcgttttccctcaaaaaaaaaagttgggaTAGAAAGGGACCATGTTATCTCCTGTTCCGTAGGTGCCATTTCATTTTTATTGAACTCAAATCTCCTATTTTATTTGCTATTCACCTTAACTACTGCTTATATGTAGTAACTGTACGAAGTAGGCGtcgctcctctctctctctctcccctttttctctcttctctcatCTTTTAGGGTATCAGTTTTCTTTGTCGTTTAGGCGGAAATAGTCTATTTTCCtaagaaattagactatttccgacccttattcttgttttttcattgttttctcTTTATGTATTCTCTTGTTTAGTTCTTTCCGTTgatttgttcccaatttattcttgggttgttaccaatttatttgggtttttcctagaattttctaggttcttgattctcatccatggatgagaattttttttagggtttcaataattgggaaggagatttggattcatacaggtttagggtttatcatcaactcgtcaATCAGAACAATTCGTGCGCATATTGCGAATGGCTCTACTTGGAAAGATGCGAAAACATCGAAAATCACTACTCGCGTTAAGCTAAAAGCGGTGGAGTACGAGATGTGCTTTAGGATAcagaatagtaattgttttgattgtaacagttatgtattttctttgaatctgtGGTATGCAGATCTATTTTATTATAGAAGATGTCGTAGGGCGAttattaatgaaattgttcttccccgtcaaaaaaatatatatttatttatttatatatatatatatatatatatatatatatatatatatatatatatatatatatatatatatataaatgagAAGGGGgcttaaaatgagaagaatgagaagcgaTCTCGTGCGTTCGTTGAGATCAGATCTAACAGCTCTAAGGCTCTACCTTCCGCATTATAGTAATGGAAAACCCGTAAATatcgaaaaaataaaaagaaaatatttcTATTATACtgctccattttctctctcctaatgaTTCCCTCTTAGAGTCTCAGCGGCAAGAACTCCgtgttctctctcctccattgtcGCTCTCCTTCGCGATTTTCTCTCCTCACCGCCACCATGTTCTCACCTGATGCAACCACCGCGCTGTCATCTTCTCCGCGATACCATCATCTATGCGTTATCTCCTCTGTTGTAATTGGTGAGTGATTCTTTGTTGATTTATGTAAATTGTAGGGTTATATTTTCAGTTTTATTGCAATTTTGTTGAGATTTAATGTTCATTTCATGATTTATTGTTATTCGTTTAGTTGTTCTTTCTATCTCTAATTGTTTCTTCAAATTGTAGATAATAAGTTAACTTAGGTcgaattgtattgatttttctgTCGAATTTTGGTGCACTTAAATAGGTTTTATGATTGAGTGAACTTAGGTCGAATTGTAATGAATTTTCCGTCGAATTTCGGTGCAATTGAGTaggttttgtgattgattttggtcgaattgatttttgttttgtgcaaatgagcaaatttaagTGTTTATTATTTCGATTGAATTTTGCTCATTTCTCAATCAACTACTATGATTGGCTGATTATCTTAAAAGTATTTTGTGCTTCAATATTTGTAGTTCCTGTCAAATTTTGCTGCAATTGAGTAGGTTGTTGATAGTTCTTTCCTTTGATTTGTGTTGATAATTACAATGTTGTTTAGCCATTAATGTCACCAAGTGTAGAAAGAGTAGCAGGACTTAGTTTGGGGCGTGTAGTCAGTCAAGATATCCAACTCTATGTGTAGGAGAGAGTCTTAGGATTGCTAGAGCTGCTAGATGTCATGTCTGTTGGTGTGGATATGATGGTTCTGGCCTTGCAAACATCCACATGTAAGAGTATTCATATGCATTTTGCTGCCTTGATGACCGGTTTAGCCACAGTTAGTTTAGGTAGTGCATATTGAGATCACAAGTCCCTGACTGACAACCACTTAATTAAGCCAGCCTCAGTTTACTATCTTGGATCTAGTGTATTGCTGCTGGAAGTAGGAGTATTCTTGTttattcactagtagaaaaaacccctgttgcaccccccttgttgcagcgtacatgtattaatacgcttcaacaaccagtcggtcaacgcgggtcaaaccatttaaagggttgttgcagcgtacaatttaattgttccctgcaaaaaagtttgttgcagcgtacattttaaaagccccctgcaataaccttttttgttgcagcgtacaatttaaaagccccctgcaataaccggataaaaaaatttcaaaacaatttaAGCCGCATCTCAAATTTTTTTCTCGCGGTCCTTTCTTCTTCCCTTGCCTTTCCCTGCGTCGTCCCCTAAAGAAAAACCCTAAGCCGCGTCCCTCAAAATTTCGAACACTCTTTCTCTTCGTTCCTCTGCATCGCCGGCCACCACCTCCTTCATGCCGACGCTGCTGGGTGGTTGCGATGGTTATTGCGTTGTTGTGGTTGATGGTGTTGTCCTGCCTCCGTGCTCGGCTTTCCTCTGCTTGTCGCCGCCAATAATGGTGGCCTACCAACACAACATCATTTGTAACTAATTGGtaaattgatttcaatttttCCCTCAATTGTTTTAATAAGTTCTTGATTTAAAATCCCAAAACCCTAACTAATCGATTCAATGTTCTTTTCCCCCTTGCTTGCGCCGCCCGTTCTGGTTGTTGGGTGACTACTAGCTAGCGCCGTCCAATTAGGGTGGGGGATTAGATCTTGCAAGAAAGGCTTCGTCGGAGATTCCAATTTTATGCCCGCCAGGGAACTCGGGGTCGCCTCTCTCTTCGTTTGAGCCGCCGCTACCGCCTTCTTTGCCGCCCTTAACGCCTCCGGCATCCACAATGTGAGTTTGTTTATctcgtttctttctttttggagTAAAATGTTGGATTTTTAGGTCAAATTTCatcaatttgggaattctgaaaTTTGTTTTTAGTGAAAAATTGATAGTTTGCCAATTGGGTTTTTGATTTACATTGAGAATGATGATTTGGGTTGATTAATTCAAGGGTTTTAGTTTATTGTTTCagctatttttaatttattcttattaattttgtaTTCAGGTTTAGTATGCTTGTTGATTGTTGTTTTTGGAAGAATTTGAATGCAAAGTTGTGAGATTTTTGTATTTAGTTTGTTGCATTGTCAACTTAGTTCTCATAGCTCAAGTGATCTTAGAAGAACATGGGTTGAATGTAGTCTAGGGGATGACAAGTGACAACCACAATTTAGTATTTGAATAATCAACTAGTCTCTATATCGTGATTTGGTGACTCTTGAATCTGATTTTAGTCAACTCACAATTGAAGTACTATCCAACCTGAAAAATTGATGTACTGATAGAATGATAGATATACGTGTTCCTTATAGTTCTATGAATAACAAGAATTATATGGGTCAAGTTCAACGCAAAGTAcatttttttcttcaatttctatacagaaaatgccttattttttttaatgaaggcTTGTCAATGTATAGCTTTGCTTCTAATTTGTGGTTTGCTTCAATGTATAACTGAACATAAAGGAAGGGGTTTAAATATAATCATACTACTATGGTGCTTTATGTTCAGTTGTATACTATCTGTAGTTCTGTAGGGTTTACAGTTCTTTCATTGAGTAAATCTAGTAGCTCGATCATAATAATTGGCAGAGACTATAGTAtaatgctagggatatttgtaTTTTGGTATTGATGTTTTATACATTTGCAACATGAGAGGTGACATGAATTCAATAATGATTTTACATGCTGAAAGACATCTAACCCGGTTTTCCCCAAATCATATGTGCTTTCACATATTGACGAGAAGATGAGGGGTAAAAAATAGACAATGTATACAAAAGCTATGACGATTACAAGAAAGCTATTCACGGTTTGCTCTTGTTTGGTGGAGAAACTGTAAATATTTGTTCTCCTCTCCTGTTATGTTTGTATTGATGTGTTTCCTTATTGCGGCTCAAGTCACTTGTAACAACTATATTTCTGGAGCAGAATCAATTGATAGTTTATGTTTCTGTTGACCTTTTCTCAGAcaattgaacatgaaattcatCTGGAAACTGTAAGCCAGGGGTCCGAACTATGTTCCCTCCTTTTACTGGATTCCACCTGAGGTTGAAGAAAATAAGTTAAATCTTCCCTTTTTATTTAAtatgcatgttaatttttgaaAGTGAGCTTCTACCTGTACTTTGTAACCAAGCAGTGTAGAAATACAGCCATTTGCACCTTGGTAAAATCTGTCCCAACACAAAATCTCATGCCTCCACCGAAAGCCATGAAATGTTTGGATGCACCATTTGTTTCTCCTCCCTATACACAAATAAAtttcatgtttatttttttgtattttaataAAGTAATCTAACCAAAGTTTTTTCCTCCCATCTTTTTTCCTCTCGTGAATGACAGAAATAAGAAAGTTTGATACATACCTCCCATCTCGATGGATTAAAGTCAAGGGGATTTTCATATTTAGCAGGGTTTAAATGTACAGCTGGAGGACAGACCATGACACCCCAACCAGCTGGAATGGTGTAACCTACATCAATCAAAGTTCTATGTTAAGGTATGCATTTGAGTATAAACATAACATTGACATAAAACACTTTAAGTCCATAAGTTTTGTAATGATGGTAGATGCATACCCTTGTAGTTGACATCTTTCAATGCTTTTCTAAATATTCCTGGAACTATATTTGCCAGCCTAACTGTTTCATTGATAAACTGTAATTCAAACTGGTTAGTTAATCAACACTATTTTAAGAAGGATCATCAATGAATTTGTTTTGTGTGGAGGCATTCTTAACGAACCTGAAAAGTGAATGTCATTGATTTGTATTCACTCCATGTAAGGTGAGAATCAGGATTTTCACGCTTCTTTAAAATCGCCTCATGCTCTTCCTGTCAATTTGGTACGGTGTCAGtatgattttaaacttaatacatgtttaatatgcataattttaactttataagactcgttccaatctatttatgcacctttaaggctcattaggtcgttgtaggtcatatttaggctaaaatgacattttcgctcccaactatgaactaaagaacctaaggactcattttaaacctactaaatgttttatattctagttttaactttctaggacttattccaatccatttatgcccatttaaggctcattgtgtcgttttaggtcatatttaggctaaaatgacattttcgctcccaactttgaacttaagaacctaaggactcatttttaaattattatatgattaataagcttagttttgagtttctaggacttattctaatctacttatacccatttaatgcttgtttgatcgttataggtcatatctaggctaaaataaggcattttcgctcccaactttaaaataaagaacctaaggactcatttaaaacttattacatgtttaatatgcataattttaacgatctaagactcgttccaatctatttatgcacctataggctcattgggtcgttataggtcatatttaggctaaaatgacattttcgctcccaactttgaactaaaaaacctaaggactcattttagactattaggacattgtcattagtttcttgaatgttaaaatgtgatatttaatttgtatttaatctaatgtttaatttaaatttctgtttttgtaaaggtctacactccgaggattgcggcttatgcgaggaatttgatgtggttcgtgagcaatgggctaagttttttaccagcaagtatttattattggctttagcgcgcttgatcgagttggtttagttgttatagaataaattttatattaaaatgtatgtttatgttgaaattggaacatatatttaaatgtaatatgtgcactttggttttgggatatatagtatacaaaactccagttgttgtttttatatttgttatacaggttgcgttattctattattgttttgacaggtttctatatttggtgcaaggcactctaggtatccctaaacaaaattagaattttcccgccaaaagtgctttgttgcagcgtacatatatattgtacgctgcaacaagggaaaaaaatttcgcaaaattccagacttgttgcagcgtacaaataaatgtacgctgcaaaaagttgagtcttttgcagcgtacatatatatgtacgctgcaacaagtccaaatttttgccaattttttggcacttattgcagcgtacatacatatgtacgctgcaaaaaaccccttttagcagcgaacattgtatgctgcaacaagttcagacttgttgcaggccccccagttgcagcatacgatgtacgctgcaacaggggtctaaaagcccgctgcaataagggttttttctactagtgatttgCTGTCATGGATCTACGTTTTTGCTGCTATTACGATATTTGTTGTCACTACATATGCCCGAAAcaaatattctgcaaaagatcATATCTACTACCGTCTCATCCAGTTCCTTGTTATTGTCTTGATAGTTCTCGTGATAGTGGTGTTGCTGAAGTTCACTAATCTGGAAATTGTTGACTTGTTTACAAGTTTCTTGGCATTTATTCCTACTGGCTGGGGAATTATTTCTATTGCTCTCGTGCTTCGAGGATTTATACACAAAACTGTTCTTTGGAAGGTTGTTATGGCCATGGGCGTCTGTATGACATCATGTTTGGTGTGATTGTTATGACTCCTCTTGCATTTCTCTCTTGGATGCCTGGTTTCCAGTCAATGTAGACAAGAATCTTATTTAACGAAGCCTTCAGTAGGGGTCTACGGATATTCCAGATTTTAACGGACAAGAAAGCATAGTGATTCTTGGCTTGAGGAAGGTATGCTCATAATATTAATATGGATAGATTAATTTTCTGATCTTTTAAGTTGAATATTTTATGTAGGAAGTTTAAACTTTAAACGTAGATAAGCGCAGCTACTGGTGGTCGAACAAAAATAATCTTAATTGTTAACttgttaacaaaaaaaatatatgcatTTAATGAGACTGGTAGTGGTGTATCCGGCAAATGTATAATACACCAAAAAAGAAGAAGAGGTGAATGGCATAATTGGAACCTTATGTGCTTACCTCAACTACCATTTGTTAGTTGCTGAATGGCATAATTGGAACCTTATGCGCTTACCTCAACTACCATGGGCATCTAACTTTAAATTGACAAGTTCAAGAATTAAAAATTCAATGatataatttcaagttattCTGTTCTCTTTGGTGGTAGCTCCCCCTATGGAAGCAACAGAACAGGGTGATTGGAGGGACTACAGTGAAGGTTACAACATTGGATGGTCGTACACTCTCAATACCTATCAGAGATACGATCACACCAAATTATGAGCTTGTCGTTGCCAAGGAAGGAATGCATATTCCACAAGATCCTAAAAGTATAGGTGATATAGAATCAACAGTGCAGATTGATGTCTTCTAAGTTGATGTGAAGTCTCCTGGAATGTAATTATTTCTCATGAGAATTATATATTGGCTGCTGTTGTTTGCTTGGAGTGCAGATTGATGATACATTAGTTGCAACAGGAGAATCCAGTGACTGGGATCCAAAATTTTCCCGTAGATGCATGGACTGATGAGTGATAACCACACCCTTTCATGTCATCGCAGAAGGGCATGGAAGATTGGCAGCCATGATCTCAGGTATACCTTGCTGCTGTTTTTTTGTCAACTTGGACCAGCGTTAACTTTTGGCCTTGTTGGTTCTTATGCTGTTGTTGCTGTAAGTTTTcatattattttgatttacttttttttggttttgttttacttttgttgattctatttaaaaacactagcctactagctcaatatgtagagcattgtgcaaatgcacaaaagatgtgggttcgaatcccacgtaggttaataatctttactttttgtattgttttatttacttttgggtTACTTTTATTTACTTCTTATCAGTTCATGTTCTTTTTGAGCTATTATGTTTCAAGAAATAAAGAAACAACTTCAAAGACGGCTGATCATCAAGCATCACCACATCAGCTTTCTTTCTATCCTTAATGTCCATCGGAAGTTCAACACTGGCAACACAAAGAAAAGCAACAGTACCCAAGTAAGCCTAAGTCAACTCAGGCAAAATTAACCAAGGTAGATTAAAACAGACCCCTTCAAAGCAGACTTGAACCCAACATCCGAGCATTGTACAAAAAACTAAACCGAACCTGCCTGACTGCATCAGCAACAAGGCCAAAGTTGACATGGGTTGACCGGGATCCTGCCAGAGAACTTGTCTGCAACCCCAACACCCTAACCCCCTTTCCTCTTTTATTTTTCAGCGAAAGATCAAGGATCGGTTGATTTAATACATATAAAAGTTAAAACCTTTGTAGTTACAAACAATgaaacaaatgagcaaaatttaaaGTTCTGGTTAGTAttcaaaattttgctcattgtgcctaaatgagcaaatattttaaaatctcagattacttaacattcaaaaaattagctcattttttatattttacacaaatgagcaaatatttttgctcattttatataatttacacaaataagcaaatatttttgctcatttttataattttaaagtgcggatttgttaatattcaaaatttttgctcattgtttctaaatgagcaaatattttaaagtcTCTGATTACTTAACAatcaaaattttgctcattttttataatttacacaaatgagcaaatatttttgctcattttttatagtttacacaaatgagcaaatatttttgctcatttataaaattttaaagttcgggttTATTAGTAttcaaaattttgctcattgtgtctaaatgagcaaatattttaaaatctcaaataacttaaaattcaaaaaatttgctcattttttatattttacacaaatgagcaaatatttttgctcatttatataatttacacaaatgagcaaataattttcaaaacttttgttaatattcaaaacttttgttaataattttgctcatttttataattttaaagtgcgggtttgttaatattcaaaacttttgctcattgtttctaaatgagcaaatattttaaagtcTCCAATTACTTAACAttaaaaaatttgctcattttttatagtttatacaaatgagcaaatatttttgctcatttttaaatttttaaagttcgaatttgttaatattgaaaacttttgctcattgtttctaaatgagcaaataaatttgctcattttttatagtttccacaaatgagcaaatacttttgctcatttttaaaattttaaagttcggatttgttaatattgaaaactttgctcatcgtttctaaatgagcaaataaatttgctcattttttatagtttatacaaatgagcaaatatttttgctcatttttaaaattttaaagttcggatttgttaatatttaaaacttttgctcatcgtttctaaatgagcaaataaatttgctcatcatttctaaatgagaaaataaatttgctcattttcatagtttacacaaatgagcaaatgtttttgctcatttttatagtttacacaaatgagcaaatatttttgctcgtttttaaaattttaaagagaAAACAAGTGCTGAGTTCAAAATTCTGGAGCTGTTCTGAACCAAGTGCTGAGTTCAAAGAGAAAACACTATGATGCCCTCGAAACAGTTAAAGTCACAAGGTACAACCAAAAGAAACCAAGAAGCACAAGTTTCACAAGTAAGATCAATAACCTGTTTCTGTAAACTGAACTCGAGTTTCTTCAAGCAGAAATTATTTCAAACAAGGAGAAAGGCACCTATATTCAATACTTCTGGATTATGTGCAGGTTCTGTAGCTGTCTCTGAATCGAATAGAAGAAGAGATCTAATGACAGATAAAAATCATTCCACGTCCCCCGTACTGTCTCTAACAATCATTCCAAGTCCTATCTTTCCATCTGTCATGGCTGCATCTGTGTTGATCTTCCACCTCCCTTCCTGTGGTGGCTTCCACTTCGTGGTTTGTGTTGCATGTTCAGAGCTGCTTTCCTCATCCCTCTTCATAGTTGCCTCAAATTCACCCAGGTAGTGAAATGTTTTGTCACACCATTAGCGCGGGTCGCAGGCCTTTCTTTCGAAAACCCATTTATTCCGTATGTTCCAGGTCTGCCAGAGAAACATCATCACCAGTTCCCACGCCCAGTCCAGCTTACAATTCTCCATAGCCCAGTCACACCATTCCAAGAAGCCATGCCCCCAATCCCCTAGATCAATCCGTAGTGGGGAAAGCATCCATAAGATCTTCGCTTCTTTACACAAGAGCAGCATGTGTGTTAATGTTTCCGGGCTCTCACCACACCTAGGACATATACGATCAACTGGCACTCCTCTATATGCAAGCTTTTCCATCGTGGGTAAGCCATCCCTAGCAGCTCTCCAGACAAGGCTCTTGACTTTGGGTGGAACATTAGCTCTCCACACCTTCCTCCAGAGTTGTTGGCTTGAGGCCAGGTCCAACACCCCCACACCCCCATTCCTTCTCTGATTTTCTCTATGGTACGCGCTTCGGACAGTAAAGCCCCCATTCTTCGTGAATCCGGCGTAGTTTAATCTTcactttttgctcattttttatagtttacacaaatgagcaaatatttttgctcatttttaaaattttaaagttcggatttgttaatattgaaaacttttgctcatcgtgtctaaatgagcaaataaatttgctcatgttttatagtttatacaaatgagcaaatatttttgctcatttttgaaattttaaagttcggatttgttaatattgaaattttatgctcatcgtgtctaaatgagcaaataaatttgctcattttttatagtttatacaaatgagcaaatatttttgctcatttttaaaactttaaagttccgatttgttaatattgaaaactttgctcatcgtttctaaatgagcaaataaatttgctcattttttatagtttacacaaaagagcaaatacttttgctcatttttaaaattttaaagttcggatttgcagatattgaaaacttttgctcatcgtttctaaatgagcaaataaatttagctcattttgatattttacactaatgagcaaatattttttaaaaattgctcattttgatatcataaacaaaatacaaa contains:
- the LOC110799346 gene encoding cytochrome P450 87A3-like isoform X1; translation: MKEEHEAILKKRENPDSHLTWSEYKSMTFTFQFINETVRLANIVPGIFRKALKDVNYKGYTIPAGWGVMVCPPAVHLNPAKYENPLDFNPSRWEGGETNGASKHFMAFGGGMRFCVGTDFTKVQMAVFLHCLVTKYRWNPVKGGNIVRTPGLQFPDEFHVQLSEKRSTET
- the LOC110799346 gene encoding cytochrome P450 87A3-like isoform X2 encodes the protein MTFTFQFINETVRLANIVPGIFRKALKDVNYKGYTIPAGWGVMVCPPAVHLNPAKYENPLDFNPSRWEGGETNGASKHFMAFGGGMRFCVGTDFTKVQMAVFLHCLVTKYRWNPVKGGNIVRTPGLQFPDEFHVQLSEKRSTET